A genomic stretch from Larimichthys crocea isolate SSNF chromosome XXII, L_crocea_2.0, whole genome shotgun sequence includes:
- the ltbp3 gene encoding latent-transforming growth factor beta-binding protein 3, with protein sequence MPPLILRLLVLWLSLHRLVWCTERSSTRERFKVVIAPLICKRICLKGQCQDTCEQGNNTTLIAENGQAADTLIGQGFRVVVCPLTCMNGGVCSSRKHCLCPPGFTGRLCQFPLQQTQQAQAARGNKQPIYPISLKPDGLKLGEQAGMGRTQLTQTHSVFTLPLTQVGHHSSEVQINLRVHHTPDTSVVIQPLDQADVKPPLKTGPRLIPSRHKPKGRCFQETTPKQACNSTPLPVLTNQEDCCGSVGNSWGQNKCYQCPKLPNAFVKQTIVEEYGSTCPQGYKRFNSTHCQDINECSMQGVCQNGDCLNTLGSFKCSCKPGSVLDRNRCIESPAEQGQCFRIASEARGCEHALPTHLTQEMCCCTVGKAWGRNCERCPQVGTVAFSKICPAGKGYFLQNIRETVAFPPIIFPRKPDKEEPKRPERPPETTTAVHQAPTSTSSPRVPVVKPTPPTIVRLTPGNDPLETQTKVLPETDECRLHRNICGHGECENSLNGHICHCHPGYHLNPQRNVCEDDNECESEPCGHGRGLCVNIEGGYKCLCRQGYKHMVQHGRLKCIDVNECSKQDICGVGGQCVNLPGSYKCECHSGFRSKSHRHPACEDINECLNPDTCPNEQCENTPGSYECVPCLPGHEARAGTCYDINECQKPGICPNGRCENLPGTYRCLCNEGFLPSSDSKGCSDIDECQDRLCAYGHCINTEGSFQCQCFPGYQRTQEGSHCEDINECERPSNCQRGHCINSMGSYHCECPKGYTLVGGRRCQDIDECAVDRSLCQPFGSCENRPGSYLCVCNHGFVLSEDKHSCEAVRVVTLEKKECYLNLDDTVFCDSVVATNITKQECCCTTVGVGWGDHCEIYPCPVSGTVDYNSLCPSGQGLYYDEGMMYGLPAYHDIDECSLFGEEICKKGRCENTMPGYECYCQRGFYYDGNLLECIDVNECHNEALCTNGQCVNTEGSFFCNCNRPWTQDADKTNCVMATIADVNECEDPANCKNGHCVDTPGSYYCICSPPWTLATDRNSCVTPEEQADVNECQDPSYCKNGRCENTPGSFHCFCDPPLTFSAALKQCVYDDRTAAHKDVCFLQVDEGLICSEPRNGIVVTYSECCCHYGRGWGPECNTCPPRNSEMFSRLCEMHLETESDGEQDFLPVFANYNPGDSSEEDSDECSCANGRCVRSYLGTMCECNTGFRLDHSRTRCIDIDECAEPSPRGSPCKNARCVNTAGSYKCFCKQGFVAARRPNTCLRRRTR encoded by the exons tggtGTGTCCCCTGACTTGTATGAATGGAGGCGTCTGCAGCTCGAGGAAACACTGCCTGTGTCCGCCCGGCTTCACAGGTCGGCTCTGCCAGTTTCCACTCCAGCAGACGCAGCAAGCTCAGGCAGCGCGGGGCAACAAGCAGCCCATCTACCCCATCTCCCTGAAGCCGGACGGCCTGAAGCTCGGCGAGCAGGCCGGGATGGGGCGGACCCAGCTGACCCAAACACACTCAGTGTTCACCCTGCCTTTGACACAAGTGGGACACCACTCGTCTGAAG TGCAGATTAATCTACGCGTCCACCACACGCCGGACACCTCCGTCGTCATCCAACCTCTCGACCAAGCAGATGTCAAGCCTCCTCTGAAGACCGGGCCTCGTCTGATCCCGTCCAGACACAAACCGAAGGGGCGGTGCTTCCAGGAGACCACGCCCAAACAAGCC TGCAACAGCACGCCGCTTCCTGTCCTGACCAACCAGGAGGACTGCTGCGGCAGCGTGGGGAACTCATGGGGACAGAACAAATGTTATCAGTGCCCGAAGCTGCCGA ACGCCTTCGTGAAGCAGACCATCGTGGAGGAGTACGGCTCCACCTGTCCGCAGGGCTATAAAAGATTCAACAGCACTCACTGTCAAG ATATCAACGAGTGCTCCATGCAGGGCGTCTGTCAGAACGGAGACTGTCTGAACACGCTGGGCAGCTTCAAATGTTCTTGCAAGCCCGGTTCGGTTCTGGACAGGAACCGGTGTATTG AGTCTCCGGCTGAGCAGGGTCAGTGTTTCCGCATCGCGTCCGAGGCCAGAGGCTGCGAGCACGCACTGCCCACCCACCTGACCCAGGAGATGTGCTGCTGCACGGTGGGCAAAGCCTGGGGACGCAACTGTGAACGCTGCCCACAGGTGGGCACAG TGGCCTTCAGTAAGATCTGTCCTGCTGGTAAAGGTTACTTCCTCCAGAACATCCGAGAGACCGTGGCCTTCCCGCCCATCATCTTCCCCCGCAAACCCGACAAAGAGG aaCCAAAGCGGCCG GAGAGACCTCCAGAGACGACGACCGCCGTCCACCAGGCTCCGACCAGCACCAGCAGCCCTCGCGTACCCG TTGTTAAACCGACCCCTCCGACAATCGTCCGGTTGACCCCCGGCAATGACCCCCTCGAAACACAGACTAAAGTCCTGC cagagacagatgaATGCAGGCTCCACAGGAACATCTGTGGTCATGGAGAATGTGAGAACAGCCTGAACGGCCACATCTGTCACTGCCACCCCGGATACCATCTGAACCCGCAGAGGAACGTCTGTGAGG ATGATAATGAATGTGAGTCAGAGCCGTGCGGTCATGGCCGAGGACTCTGCGTCAACATTGAGGGCGGTTACAAGTGTCTGTGCCGTCAGGGCTATAAACACATGGTGCAGCACGGGCGGCTCAAATGCATCG ACGTGAACGAGTGCTCCAAGCAGGACATCTGCGGCGTCGGCGGTCAGTGTGTCAACCTGCCCGGCTCGTATAAATGTGAATGTCACAGCGGCTTCAGGAGCAAATCCCACCGCCACCCCGCCTGTGAAG ACATAAACGAGTGTTTGAATCCTGACACTTGTCCAAACGAACAGTGTGAGAACACACCGGGCTCCTACGAGTGTGTCCCCTGTCTGCCGGGTCACGAGGCTCGAGCCGGGACCTGTTACG ACATTAACGAGTGTCAGAAACCTGGAATCTGTCCTAACGGACGCTGTGAGAACCTCCCGGGAACGTACCGCTGCCTCTGTAACGAAGGCTTCCTGCCGTCGTCAGACAGCAAAGGCTGCAGCG ACATCGACGAGTGTCAGGACCGGCTGTGTGCGTACGGTCACTGCATCAACACCGAGGGCTCCTTCCAGTGTCAGTGCTTCCCGGGATACCAGCGCACGCAGGAGGGCAGCCACTGTGAAG aCATCAACGAGTGTGAGCGTCCGTCcaactgtcagagaggacactgCATCAACAGCATGGGCTCGTACCACTGCGAGTGTCCGAAGGGGTACACGCTGGTCGGAGGCCGCAGGTGCCAAG ACATCGATGAATGTGCCGTGGACAGAAGTCTCTGCCAGCCCTTCGGCTCCTGTGAGAACAGACCCGGCTcgtatctgtgtgtctgcaacCACGGCTTCGTCCTGTCCGAggacaaacacagctgtgagg CGGTTCGGGTGGTGACTCTGGAGAAGAAGGAGTGCTACCTGAACCTGGACGACACTGTGTTCTGCGACAGCGTCGTGGCCACTAACATCACCAAACAGGAGTGCTGCTGCACCACGGTTGGAGTCGGGTGGGGGGATCACTGTGAGATCTACCCGTGTCCAGTCTCTGGGACAG TCGACTACAACTCCCTGTGTCCGAGTGGACAAGGCCTCTACTATGATGAAGGAATGATGTACGGCCTGCCTGCCTACCACG ACATCGATGAGTGTTCTTTGTTTGGGGAGGAGATCTGTAAGAAGGGTCGCTGTGAGAACACGATGCCGGGCTACGAGTGCTACTGTCAGCGGGGCTTCTACTATGACGGAAACCTCCTGGAGTGCATCG ATGTGAATGAATGCCACAACGAGGCTCTGTGCACCAACGGTCAGTGCGTCAACACCGAAGGCTCCTTCTTCTGCAACTGTAACCGACCCTGGACTCAAGACGCCGATAAGACCAACTGTGTGATGGCAACGATAGCAG ACGTGAACGAGTGTGAGGACCCGGCTAACTGTAAGAACGGTCACTGCGTGGACACCCCGGGGTCGTACTACTGCATCTGCTCCCCGCCATGGACGCTCGCCACGGACCGAAACAGCTGTGTGACTCCTGAGGAGCAGGCCG ATGTGAATGAGTGCCAGGACCCCTCGTACTGTAAGAATGGCAGGTGTGAGAACACGCCCGGCtcctttcactgtttttgtgaCCCTCCCCTCACCTTCAGTGCAGCGCTGAAACAGTGCGTCTATGACG ATCGCACTGCAGCCCACAAAGACGTGTGCTTCCTGCAGGTGGACGAGGGTTTGATCTGCAGCGAGCCGAGGAACGGCATCGTGGTGACGTACTCGGAGTGCTGCTGTCACTACGGTCGAGGCTGGGGGCCCGAGTGTAACACCTGTCCACCCAGAAACTCAG AGATGTTCAGCCGTCTGTGTGAGATGCATCTGGAGACCGAGTCCGACGGGGAGCAGGATTTCCTGCCAGTATTCGCCAACTACAACCCAG GGGACAGTTCAGAGGAGGACTCGGATGAATGCAGCTGTGCAAACGGCCGCTGTGTGCGCTCGTACCTGGGCACCATGTGTGAATGTAACACAGGCTTCAGGCTGGACCACTCCCGCACCCGCTGCATAG ACATCGATGAGTGTGCGGAGCCCAGCCCTCGGGGCAGTCCCTGTAAGAACGCTCGCTGCGTGAACACCGCCGGCTCCTACAAGTGCTTCTGCAAACAAGGCTTCGTGGCAGCGCGCAGGCCGAACACATGTCTGCGCCGCAGAACTCGGTAA